From Etheostoma cragini isolate CJK2018 chromosome 1, CSU_Ecrag_1.0, whole genome shotgun sequence, a single genomic window includes:
- the ca7 gene encoding carbonic anhydrase 7 isoform X2, translated as MTGNPWGYGKQDGPSVWHKNYPVAEGDRQSPIDIDPHQASHDPSLGPIVLNYDKCTSIKIANNGHSVVVEFDDSDDRSVIKGGPLGNPYRLKQFHFHWGGKDCHGSEHTVAGNSYASELHLVHWNAVKYKTFEEAAAAPDGLAVLGIFLETGDDHRWLHTITDVLYTVKFKGSVKDFKGFNPKCLLPSSLHYWTYLGSLTTPPLHESVTWIVVKDPIIVSEKQLSKFRTLVFTGEEEDQRTRMENNFRPPQPLKGRKVRSSN; from the exons ATGACAGGGAATCCCTGGGGATATGGAAAACAGGACG GTCCTTCTGTATGGCACAAAAACTACCCTGTTGCAGAGGGGGACCGTCAGTCTCCCATTGACATTGACCCTCATCAGGCTTCACATGACCCCAGTCTGGGTCCGATTGTCCTGAACTACGATAAGTGTACCTCCATCAAAATTGCCAACAATGGACACTCTGTTGTTGTGGAGTTTGATGACTCTGATGATCGTTCAG TGATCAAGGGAGGCCCGCTCGGTAACCCCTACAGGCTGAAACAGTTTCACTTCCACTGGGGCGGAAAGGACTGCCATGGGTCTGAGCACACTGTTGCAGGGAATAGCTATGCATCTGAG CTTCATTTAGTACACTGGAATGCTGTCAAGTACAAGACGTTTGAGGAGGCGGCAGCAGCTCCGGATGGCCTCGCTGTCCTTGGCATCTTTTTAGAA ACAGGTGATGACCACAGATGGCTCCACACGATAACAGACGTTCTGTACACGGTCAAGTTTAAG GGCAGTGTCAAAGATTTCAAAGGTTTCAACCCCAAGTGCCTTCTGCCCAGCAGCCTTCACTACTGGACCTACCTGGGATCTTTGACCACACCCCCCCTGCACGAGAGCGTCACCTGGATTGTCGTAAAGGATCCAATCATAGTGTCTGAAAAACAG CTGAGCAAGTTCAGAACACTTGTGTTCactggagaggaagaggatCAGAGGACACGCATGGAAAACAACTTCAGACCTCCCCAGCCTCTCAAAGGCAGGAAAGTGCGTTCCTCCAATTAA
- the ca7 gene encoding carbonic anhydrase 7 isoform X1 has product MLKCLLSPLLTFHPICPGLLNESPSVWHKNYPVAEGDRQSPIDIDPHQASHDPSLGPIVLNYDKCTSIKIANNGHSVVVEFDDSDDRSVIKGGPLGNPYRLKQFHFHWGGKDCHGSEHTVAGNSYASELHLVHWNAVKYKTFEEAAAAPDGLAVLGIFLETGDDHRWLHTITDVLYTVKFKGSVKDFKGFNPKCLLPSSLHYWTYLGSLTTPPLHESVTWIVVKDPIIVSEKQLSKFRTLVFTGEEEDQRTRMENNFRPPQPLKGRKVRSSN; this is encoded by the exons ATGCTTAAATGCCTGCTGTCACCTTTACTGACTTTCCACCCGATTTGTCCTGGGCTATTAAATGAGA GTCCTTCTGTATGGCACAAAAACTACCCTGTTGCAGAGGGGGACCGTCAGTCTCCCATTGACATTGACCCTCATCAGGCTTCACATGACCCCAGTCTGGGTCCGATTGTCCTGAACTACGATAAGTGTACCTCCATCAAAATTGCCAACAATGGACACTCTGTTGTTGTGGAGTTTGATGACTCTGATGATCGTTCAG TGATCAAGGGAGGCCCGCTCGGTAACCCCTACAGGCTGAAACAGTTTCACTTCCACTGGGGCGGAAAGGACTGCCATGGGTCTGAGCACACTGTTGCAGGGAATAGCTATGCATCTGAG CTTCATTTAGTACACTGGAATGCTGTCAAGTACAAGACGTTTGAGGAGGCGGCAGCAGCTCCGGATGGCCTCGCTGTCCTTGGCATCTTTTTAGAA ACAGGTGATGACCACAGATGGCTCCACACGATAACAGACGTTCTGTACACGGTCAAGTTTAAG GGCAGTGTCAAAGATTTCAAAGGTTTCAACCCCAAGTGCCTTCTGCCCAGCAGCCTTCACTACTGGACCTACCTGGGATCTTTGACCACACCCCCCCTGCACGAGAGCGTCACCTGGATTGTCGTAAAGGATCCAATCATAGTGTCTGAAAAACAG CTGAGCAAGTTCAGAACACTTGTGTTCactggagaggaagaggatCAGAGGACACGCATGGAAAACAACTTCAGACCTCCCCAGCCTCTCAAAGGCAGGAAAGTGCGTTCCTCCAATTAA